The following are encoded together in the Caldisericota bacterium genome:
- a CDS encoding MFS transporter — translation LLTIQIIFAISAVFCFTSWAPLTYKLFKKEKAASRVAGFTASLTLGQIITYLITYPLVKKFGFFNILLVYGVITAVAAILYIIVIRMQEFTEQMKAPKRPSFAQSLKVVLSEKAMTPLMIIAFLDIGVFAWLAGWYPAILTKFKGVTPTQAGIVHSMILLGCLIGAITVPNISHHIKKVKVFLVTLPIICIIMLLLIPRLSGLGAFVINGIILGFALFPMYPLGVHLPSAYSKIGVTYAGVSSGIVLIAANLGGFILPELGALTRGITSAIVFFGIIPMALMFIAAIFFKDPDTYK, via the coding sequence TCTGTTAACAATCCAGATTATTTTTGCGATAAGTGCTGTTTTCTGCTTCACATCTTGGGCTCCACTTACTTATAAATTATTTAAAAAAGAAAAAGCAGCCTCTCGCGTTGCAGGTTTTACCGCTTCACTTACTCTGGGCCAAATTATCACATATCTTATTACATACCCACTGGTAAAGAAGTTTGGATTCTTTAACATATTACTTGTATACGGGGTAATTACGGCAGTTGCCGCAATTCTTTATATAATTGTAATAAGAATGCAAGAATTTACAGAACAGATGAAAGCACCGAAAAGACCGTCATTTGCTCAAAGCCTAAAAGTTGTGCTATCCGAAAAAGCAATGACTCCACTTATGATTATTGCCTTTCTAGATATAGGCGTTTTTGCTTGGCTTGCAGGCTGGTATCCAGCAATTCTTACAAAATTCAAAGGTGTCACGCCAACCCAGGCAGGAATTGTACATAGCATGATTCTTCTTGGATGTCTTATAGGAGCAATAACGGTACCTAATATAAGTCACCACATAAAAAAAGTAAAGGTGTTTCTTGTAACCCTTCCTATAATTTGCATAATTATGCTGCTTCTTATACCCAGACTTTCCGGGCTCGGTGCATTTGTCATAAATGGCATCATATTGGGTTTTGCGCTTTTTCCCATGTATCCCTTAGGAGTACACCTTCCAAGCGCATATTCAAAAATTGGTGTTACATATGCTGGAGTTAGCAGTGGAATAGTTCTCATCGCTGCCAATCTGGGGGGTTTTATTTTGCCAGAGCTTGGAGCACTTACCCGTGGCATTACATCTGCAATCGTCTTTTTTGGAATTATTCCAATGGCGCTTATGTTTATAGCTGCAATATTTTTTAAAGATCCTGATACATACAAATAG